In Acidimicrobiales bacterium, the genomic stretch CGACTTCTCGACCATGGCTTCGGGCCAGGGGATCATCCGCCTCGATCTCGCCCCGGCACTGGCTAAGGCGGGGATGACTCCCGAGAACATCGCGAGTCGCTTCCCCGCCGTGGCCCAGCTCGACAGAACCTGGGTGCACGTTCTCAACGATATGACCCCAATGATCGGAGCAATGAGCGACAACGTCACGAGCTATCACGCGATAGCCGCGCTACCACCCTTCCCCTTGTTCCCGTGGTTCTTCGTCCTGCCCGGGCTGCTCGTCATCGGTGGGGTGCTGATAGCCCGCGAACCGAGGGGCGAAACGGCGACAGCCGTGGATCTGCGTCAGGCGGAGCTTGCGTCGTGATCAACCGAAGGATGGTCGTCCGAATCGGAGCAGTCGCGGTCACCGCAGGTCTTGGCCTGACCGCGTGCGGGGGATCTAAGAGTGCGAGCTCAAGCAACGCGTCGGGGAGTCAGCTGGTCGGCACGTTCCGGCTCGACGCCGGCGCGTGCAGCGGGGGCGGCGCGAGCGGAACCTTTTTCCGGATGATCGATCCCGGCGGGAAGATCGCTTCGGGACCGTTCTTCCAGAACCCGGATTCCACCTGCCCGGACAAGACCTACACCCTCGCCAAGCCCGGTACGGACGGAGGCATTCGGACGGGTGGCTACCAGTCAAACCCGACGCCCCCGTTCACTTCCACCGGCAGCGCGCTGGCTGACCGCATCGTGGCACCGCAAGCGTTCACCGCCATCAACTTCGGCATCGCCACCAACCCCGTCGACCCCCAAGCCGGGCTGCACGTGCCGGCTCCGCAGATCGAGCTGGCCGGCACGTCGTTGAGCGGACAGGTCGAAGCGTGGTCTGCGGCGTGGAACAACCAGTACTTCAACCAGGGCAGCCCCAAACCCAACGGGACCCGCCCCGGGTTGACCACGCCGCTGTCGGGAACCTACGACCCGACTTCACACGCCTTTGTGATCACATGGTCGAGCCAGGTGGTGGGCGGCCCGTTCAACGGGTTCACCGGCTACTGGCATCTGCAGGGAACCTTCGTCCCTTCGGGAGCTAGCTGAATGCGCAGATCTTTGGTGGCGCTCGCCATCGTCAGTGCGGCAGTGATCAGCCCCCTGTTGCTACAGGCAGCACCGGCGTCGGCGTCTACCGCTCTTGTGGGCACGTTCGACATCACCGCCGGCTCCTGCAACGGCGGTCACGTGAGCGGTTCGTACTTCCGGATGATCCTCCAGGGCGGCAACGCCGGCGGACCTTTCCTGTCCAACAGCGACTCGACCTGCTCGGACCAGAGCTACACGCCCATGGCACCCGGAACCGACGGCGGTCTCGCGACCGGCCGGTACCAACCGCAGCCGTCGCCGGCGTTCGACGGGTCGGGCAACGCGCTCGCCAAACGGATCATCACACCTGCCCGGTTCTACGGCGTGGGCTACTCCGCTTCCACTCAACCGACCGATCCCCAGACGGACAAAGCAGTGCCGGCCCCGCAGATCACGGTTTCAGGTACCGCTCTGTCCGGTTCGGTGCAAGCGGTGTCGGTGTCGTGGAACAACCAGTACTTCAACCAGGGATCGCCCAAACCGGACGGCACCTATCCGGGTGACACGACGCCGGTTACCGGAACCTACGATCCGGGCAGCGGTTCGTACACGTTGCAGTGGACGAGCCAGGTGGTAGGCGGGCCGTTCAACGGTTTTTCGGGGTTGTGGCACCTGACCGGGCGCTTCGTGCCGGCGGGCTCTGCCTCGTCAGCCATCTCCTCATCATCGTCTGTGACGCCGGCGGCTCCCGCGTCCCACGGTTTATCCCCAGCCGCGGGCGCAAAACCGGCTGGGACTGCGGGGTCAACTCCCGGTGCCGCTGCCTCCACCGCGACGCCTCCGCCCAATGAATCGTCGGGCGCATCGGGCGCGTCGGCCTCGTCGGCACAGGATGCTGTTGGTGGAGGTAGTAATGAAGTCGGCGCCGGTGGAACCGCGCTTGTAACCAAGGTGGTGGCGAAGAGCGGGCTCGGAATCCCGGCGTGGGCCGTCGCGCTTGTCATCGCCGCCGGGGTACTCGGTCTCGGCGGTTTCATCGGTACGGACCGCAGGATCCGAAGCATGAGGAGTGATTCATGAGCAACACAATCGTGACAACGACACAGGGCCGCCGCCGGCCCCCAAGCAGTCTCAAGGCGCTGTTCTCTTTTCCCGACCCGGTGAACGAGGTCTCGGCCCGACTCGTCGCGGGCGGCGTGGTGATCCTTGCCGCGGTGACATTGATTAGCCAGCAGCACTGGCTCGTGTACGTGATCGCCGCCGGCTTCATCGCCCGGGTGCTGACCGGGCCGTCGCTCAGCCCGCTCGGTCAGTTGGTCACCAGGGTGATCACGCCTCGTCTCCCTGTCGCGCCGAAGCCGGTGCCGGGGCCTCCGAAGCGGTTCGCCCAGCTGATCGGCGCTTCGTTTACCGGGAGTGCATCGATACTGACCGGCCTCGGATACTGGACTGCCGCGGAGGTACTCGTCGGGATGATCATCGTGGCCGCGACGCTGGAATCTGTTTTCGCGTACTGCCTGGGATGCAAGGCGTTCGGTTTGCTCATGCGGGCGGGCGTCATCCCCGAGGAGGTCTGCGCTCGCTGCAACGACATCAATCTGGGGGCTGCTTGAGCACATCATCGTCATCGTCATCGTCATCGTCGCCGACGTTGCGCGGGTGGCGCGCCGGGCGTCTGATCTCGGCGTTGGTGGTCGTGGCCGCACTGGTGACCCTTGGTCTGTTCGCGCTGTGGCCGGCCAGTACCTCTACCACGCTGACTCATCGAAGCGGCGCCGCAGGCGCGCCTCCCGTGTTGATCTCTCCTGCAGCAGCGGTCGCGCCCTCCCCACCGACAACGTCTCCCGCTTTCGCGCCGGCCGCAATCGGCGGCGAGACACCACTCGCGTCCGAGTCCGGCGCTATTGGCGCCGGGCCGGAGTTGACCACGTCCGCACCGGCCCCCTCCACCAGTCCGAGCAGCGACACCGGTGGCGGCGCGGGCAGCACCCCACCACCGAACACGCCACCGCCGGCCGTTTGTCCACTCCCCCTTTCGCCAGCCACCTCCAGCGGCGGTCTGCAGTCGCTGGTCGGATTCGCGCCTGCGTTCGGCCCGTTCGCGTCGGAGGGTTTCGCGCTCGCCCCCGCGTACGCGCCGCTTCTCCAGCTGTTCGGACCGGTCATCTCGAAGCTCGCCGCGGAGAGCCCGCAGGGGGCGCCCGTGCTGGACCGCTTGCTTGCGACCCTCCAGACGCTGTCGACCTCGGGTTACACCACGGTGGCCCCGTTCTACGGCCCGTACCGCACTCAG encodes the following:
- a CDS encoding DUF4395 domain-containing protein, with amino-acid sequence MSNTIVTTTQGRRRPPSSLKALFSFPDPVNEVSARLVAGGVVILAAVTLISQQHWLVYVIAAGFIARVLTGPSLSPLGQLVTRVITPRLPVAPKPVPGPPKRFAQLIGASFTGSASILTGLGYWTAAEVLVGMIIVAATLESVFAYCLGCKAFGLLMRAGVIPEEVCARCNDINLGAA